A DNA window from Akkermansiaceae bacterium contains the following coding sequences:
- a CDS encoding LysR family transcriptional regulator, giving the protein MNIHHLELFYHVARAGGVSAAARQMPYGIQQPAISAQILQLENSLGKTLFHRRPFQLTAEGETLFAFIDPFFSKLTAVADRIRGGADHGLRIACPEIVQRDYLPTLLTAVRKRLPDFHFSLHSGRIDDIKAQLRAGKIDLGLATSHGPDEPDLHYHPLLRIPSVLLLPESAPQATAAEILALDRIDVPLITLPQAEPIVLAFQEELQRRKIEWFPMLELAGMDLIERFVAGGYGAGLVFAIPGSPLPPGLKALPLEGFPEVAFSAITAGPSTDMAAVFVREAEKVIDGLRSGKIAL; this is encoded by the coding sequence ATGAACATCCACCACCTGGAACTCTTCTACCACGTCGCCCGCGCGGGCGGGGTCAGCGCGGCGGCGCGGCAGATGCCGTATGGCATCCAGCAGCCCGCCATCAGCGCGCAGATCCTGCAACTGGAGAACTCCCTGGGGAAAACCCTGTTCCACCGCCGCCCGTTCCAGCTCACCGCGGAGGGGGAGACCCTGTTCGCCTTCATCGACCCGTTTTTCTCGAAGCTCACCGCCGTGGCGGACCGCATCCGCGGCGGCGCGGACCACGGCCTGCGCATCGCCTGCCCGGAGATCGTCCAGCGGGACTACCTCCCCACCCTGCTCACCGCCGTGCGGAAACGTCTGCCGGATTTCCATTTCAGCCTCCACTCCGGCCGCATCGACGACATCAAGGCGCAGCTCCGCGCCGGAAAGATCGACCTCGGCCTGGCCACCAGCCACGGCCCGGACGAGCCGGACCTGCACTACCACCCGCTGCTCCGCATCCCCTCCGTCCTGCTGCTGCCGGAAAGCGCGCCGCAGGCCACCGCCGCGGAGATCCTCGCGCTGGACCGCATCGACGTGCCGCTCATCACCCTGCCGCAGGCGGAACCCATCGTCCTCGCCTTCCAGGAGGAGCTCCAGCGGCGGAAGATCGAGTGGTTCCCCATGCTGGAACTCGCCGGCATGGACCTCATCGAGCGGTTCGTCGCCGGGGGCTACGGCGCGGGCCTCGTTTTCGCCATTCCCGGCTCCCCGCTCCCGCCCGGCCTGAAGGCCCTGCCGCTGGAGGGCTTTCCGGAGGTCGCCTTCAGCGCCATCACCGCCGGACCGTCCACGGACATGGCCGCCGTCTTCGTCCGGGAGGCGGAAAAGGTCATCGACGGCCTCCGGAGCGGAAAAATCGCCCTCTGA
- the nadB gene encoding L-aspartate oxidase — MTTDFLVIGAGIAGLSFALRAAKHGSVTVLAKGKLMESNTAWAQGGIAAVLAEEDREAGDTIEDHVRDTLDAGAGLCNEAAVRLIVEGADETIDDLVSHGVHFDRSGDHFQLGKEGGHSHRRILHSRDTTGREIARALIAAARNTPNLTLLEDRVAIELITSSKLGSLTDDRVLGAYVLDAATGEVEVFRSDRVILATGGCGKVYLYTTNPDSATGDGVALAWRAGASIANMEFIQFHPTCFYNPGATGPEARSFLVSEAVRGEGGILVNAKGEEFTKKIDPRGSLAPRDIVARAIDREIKRTGAPCVYLDVTHKPAGFMRERFPFIYETLLKFGLDCEKQRIPVVPAAHYQCGGVSTDVDGKTTLKGLFAIGEVACTGLHGANRLASNSLLEGNVMARRALDEMLRSYGPGKAESTPPPIPEWEHGDVAEPDELVVIYHNWDEIRRLMWDYVSIVRTDNRLRRAAARLRNLKKEVREFYWGHRVNVDILELRNLVAVASLVVECAIRRKESRGLHFTLDHPMADQTACRDTVIRKF; from the coding sequence ATGACAACGGATTTCCTGGTGATCGGGGCGGGCATTGCGGGATTATCGTTCGCTCTGAGGGCGGCGAAGCACGGCTCGGTCACGGTCCTGGCGAAGGGAAAGCTGATGGAGTCCAACACCGCCTGGGCGCAGGGGGGCATCGCCGCCGTGCTGGCGGAGGAGGACCGCGAGGCGGGCGACACCATCGAGGACCACGTGCGGGACACCCTGGATGCCGGTGCCGGGCTTTGCAATGAAGCCGCCGTCCGACTGATCGTCGAGGGCGCGGACGAAACCATCGACGACCTCGTTTCCCACGGAGTCCATTTCGACCGCAGTGGTGACCATTTCCAGCTCGGGAAAGAAGGCGGGCACTCCCACCGCCGCATCCTCCACTCCCGGGACACCACCGGCAGGGAGATCGCGCGTGCGCTCATCGCCGCCGCGCGCAATACGCCAAATCTCACCCTGCTGGAGGACCGCGTCGCCATCGAACTCATCACCAGCTCGAAGCTCGGTTCGCTGACGGATGACCGCGTGCTCGGGGCGTACGTGCTGGACGCGGCCACCGGAGAGGTGGAGGTGTTCCGCTCCGACCGCGTGATCCTGGCGACGGGCGGTTGCGGAAAAGTCTATCTCTACACCACCAACCCGGACTCCGCGACGGGGGACGGCGTGGCGCTCGCCTGGCGGGCGGGCGCATCCATCGCGAACATGGAGTTCATCCAGTTCCACCCCACCTGTTTCTACAATCCCGGGGCCACCGGCCCGGAGGCACGTTCCTTCCTCGTCAGTGAGGCGGTGCGCGGCGAAGGCGGCATCCTGGTGAACGCGAAAGGGGAGGAGTTCACAAAAAAAATCGACCCCCGCGGCTCCCTCGCACCCCGGGACATCGTTGCCCGTGCCATCGACCGTGAGATCAAGCGCACCGGCGCGCCCTGCGTCTATCTGGACGTGACGCACAAGCCCGCAGGCTTCATGCGGGAGCGCTTTCCGTTCATCTACGAGACGTTGCTGAAATTCGGCCTCGACTGTGAGAAGCAGCGCATCCCCGTGGTGCCCGCCGCCCACTACCAGTGCGGCGGAGTTTCCACGGATGTGGATGGCAAAACCACGCTGAAGGGACTTTTTGCCATCGGCGAAGTCGCTTGCACCGGCCTCCACGGAGCGAACCGCCTCGCCTCGAACTCATTGCTGGAGGGCAATGTGATGGCCCGCCGTGCGCTGGACGAAATGCTGCGCTCCTATGGTCCGGGCAAAGCCGAGTCCACCCCGCCGCCCATCCCGGAGTGGGAGCACGGCGACGTCGCGGAGCCGGACGAGTTGGTTGTCATCTACCACAACTGGGATGAGATCCGCCGCCTGATGTGGGACTACGTGTCCATCGTCCGCACGGACAACCGCCTGCGCCGCGCCGCCGCCCGCCTGAGGAACCTCAAGAAGGAAGTCCGCGAGTTCTACTGGGGTCACCGGGTGAATGTGGACATCCTGGAACTGCGGAACCTCGTTGCCGTCGCCAGCCTGGTCGTGGAGTGCGCCATCCGCCGCAAGGAATCCCGCGGCCTCCACTTCACGCTGGATCATCCCATGGCCGATCAAACGGCTTGCCGGGATACGGTGATCCGGAAGTTCTGA
- a CDS encoding efflux RND transporter permease subunit: MRLLRLSVIVILVAGLLGAGYYWAYKTSSMGWVSSTKRPVLRIMGMNLDYTEKNCRRFSAIFRPLIERDYRQSQPELVEGTFTGIGSSGGMHVSRPGKLGILIRFGPEHEAAVRGMEQDTAVKVWYKRKASLENPFSYHYQLTDLIILP, encoded by the coding sequence ATGAGGCTCCTGCGTCTTTCCGTCATCGTCATCCTGGTCGCCGGTCTCCTCGGGGCCGGCTACTACTGGGCCTACAAGACCTCGTCCATGGGCTGGGTGTCCTCCACCAAGCGGCCCGTGCTGCGGATCATGGGGATGAATCTGGACTACACGGAAAAGAACTGCAGGCGCTTCAGCGCCATCTTCCGCCCCCTCATCGAGCGCGACTACCGCCAGAGCCAACCGGAGCTGGTCGAGGGGACATTCACCGGCATCGGCAGTTCCGGCGGCATGCATGTCAGCCGCCCGGGGAAGCTGGGCATCCTCATCCGCTTCGGCCCGGAGCATGAGGCCGCTGTCAGGGGCATGGAACAGGATACCGCCGTGAAGGTGTGGTACAAGCGGAAGGCCTCCCTTGAAAATCCGTTCAGTTATCACTACCAGCTCACGGATCTCATCATCCTGCCATAA
- a CDS encoding polymer-forming cytoskeletal protein — MANPTNVLSSGIEITGSIRFSNDMIIDGKIEGEITSDKGRVTIGENASIKGDVTAGEVKVYGKVEGKITSQRCELKDKSRINGDIKSKVFSMEEGASLSGRTEIGG; from the coding sequence ATGGCGAATCCCACCAATGTTCTTTCCAGCGGCATCGAGATCACCGGGTCCATCCGCTTCTCCAATGACATGATCATCGACGGCAAGATCGAAGGTGAGATCACCTCCGACAAGGGCCGCGTGACCATCGGTGAGAACGCCTCCATCAAGGGCGACGTCACCGCCGGCGAGGTGAAGGTCTATGGCAAGGTGGAAGGAAAGATCACCTCCCAGCGCTGCGAGCTGAAGGATAAGTCCCGCATCAACGGCGACATCAAGTCCAAGGTGTTCTCCATGGAGGAAGGCGCCTCCCTCTCCGGCCGCACCGAGATCGGCGGCTGA
- the rpsU gene encoding 30S ribosomal protein S21 produces MRGVVVKKGEPVDRALKRLKTKLDTEGILEEMRRRRAFETPTERKQRKLRSASKRNKVRWRYSNAPAAAPAESAE; encoded by the coding sequence ATGCGTGGAGTAGTTGTGAAAAAAGGCGAGCCGGTCGATCGTGCTCTGAAACGCCTCAAGACCAAGCTGGATACCGAAGGCATCCTTGAAGAAATGCGCCGCCGCCGCGCATTCGAGACTCCCACCGAGCGCAAGCAGCGCAAACTCCGCTCCGCTTCCAAGCGCAACAAAGTCCGCTGGCGCTATTCCAACGCCCCAGCCGCCGCTCCTGCCGAGTCCGCTGAATAA
- a CDS encoding PD-(D/E)XK nuclease family protein encodes MLNRVFLGWDEPFLRPLVSWLLERRHDLAGMLVVVPTAQSGRRLREMLAEAGGSILAPRVTTPGSLMQPEGRDIAPDWLEEVAWAEVLESIDDWRPYAALFPEQPGEGTGWASSLASEMVALRRSLQENGMLFHTAAWVLAESPEGERWQALARLEKLTEDRLSRWECRSRSRVLAEGLRLPDVARIVLAGVPEMTPSLERTLAAWPGEVIALIGAPESRADDFTPIGRPLAEPWNAAILPWPEGEQGSVTLTADPRQQATEALEAVARGGRPSSEIALGSADQDTGGELLRAFTRAGWTAFHPAAAGVPTGLARWFRVWREWLAEPKLAVLADLLSLPETSILVGGKRAQKAKNLAVLRNEWMSSTVADLKRRIPEANFRKEHQQEAANELLDAATKLETIRHSLLGADFPTHLRRLLTSLSLTGETAAEQALSMISWLDEAAPLISRLDRPTAYWIDLMVAGLPAPTPVPPPGRVIDVQGWLELFHEPGPHLVLCGLNEGHVPARGGGEPWLSETIRKKLGLTTDQDRSARDAFLFQAMIEARRKDGRVDLFCAKTGAGGESLLPSRFLLAAEQDLLPARVRTLFRGIEPPEAGMQWHADWKWQPRKLDPPARLHVTSLRDYLKCPFRYYLKHVVRMQQPDPERAEWGARDFGNIAHDILETWGRDTEARDYSKTEALEAYFSAQLDRIILDQFGRRSPLAIRIQTESLRSRLAWLARKQAYERAAGWQVMDVERPVILTISGMPVSAKIDRIDRHADGRLRVLDYKTGKVSTVQKEHRVKMTASSAPPSHLDPDGPAFYDGEEGGKSARFLWSNLQLPLYAAALLESDGVMPIPGYFTIGSTEADVELHEWSDFTMDDLSAAGACAGWIAGQITQSVFWPPAEKVQYDDYQILAAGKDLREMVSKEGGHSCPPAATANEG; translated from the coding sequence ATGCTGAACCGTGTCTTCCTCGGCTGGGACGAACCCTTCCTCCGCCCGCTTGTGTCCTGGTTGCTGGAGCGGAGGCATGATCTGGCGGGCATGCTGGTGGTGGTGCCGACGGCGCAGAGCGGACGGCGGCTGCGGGAGATGCTGGCGGAAGCGGGCGGCTCCATCCTCGCGCCGCGGGTCACCACGCCCGGATCCCTCATGCAGCCGGAGGGGCGGGACATCGCCCCGGACTGGCTGGAGGAGGTCGCGTGGGCGGAGGTGCTGGAGTCCATCGACGACTGGCGGCCCTACGCCGCCCTTTTTCCGGAACAACCCGGCGAGGGCACCGGCTGGGCGTCCTCCCTCGCGTCGGAGATGGTCGCGCTGCGCCGCTCCCTGCAGGAAAACGGGATGCTGTTCCACACCGCCGCATGGGTGCTGGCGGAAAGCCCGGAGGGCGAGCGGTGGCAGGCGCTGGCCAGGCTGGAAAAGCTCACCGAAGACCGCCTTTCCCGCTGGGAGTGCCGGAGCCGCAGCCGCGTGTTGGCGGAGGGCCTGCGGCTGCCAGACGTAGCCCGCATCGTCCTGGCCGGGGTGCCGGAAATGACGCCGTCGCTGGAGCGCACGCTGGCCGCATGGCCGGGGGAGGTCATCGCGCTCATCGGCGCACCGGAGTCCCGCGCGGATGATTTCACCCCCATCGGACGCCCGCTGGCGGAGCCATGGAATGCCGCCATCCTGCCGTGGCCGGAGGGGGAGCAAGGCTCCGTCACCCTCACCGCGGACCCTCGGCAGCAGGCGACAGAGGCGCTGGAGGCCGTCGCCCGTGGCGGACGCCCGTCATCGGAGATCGCGCTCGGCTCCGCGGACCAGGACACCGGCGGGGAGCTGCTGCGTGCCTTCACCCGTGCGGGCTGGACCGCCTTCCACCCGGCGGCCGCCGGGGTGCCCACCGGCCTCGCCCGGTGGTTCCGCGTCTGGCGGGAGTGGCTGGCGGAGCCGAAGCTGGCCGTGCTGGCCGATCTCCTTTCCCTGCCGGAAACCTCCATCCTCGTCGGTGGAAAGCGCGCGCAGAAGGCGAAGAACCTGGCCGTCCTGCGCAACGAGTGGATGTCCTCCACCGTGGCCGACCTGAAGCGCCGCATCCCGGAGGCGAACTTCCGCAAGGAACACCAGCAGGAAGCCGCGAACGAGCTGCTGGACGCCGCGACCAAGCTGGAAACCATCCGCCATTCCCTGCTCGGCGCGGATTTCCCCACCCACCTCCGGCGGCTGCTGACCTCCCTCTCCCTGACCGGAGAAACGGCGGCGGAGCAGGCGCTTTCCATGATCTCCTGGCTGGATGAGGCCGCGCCCCTCATCTCCCGGCTCGACCGGCCCACCGCCTACTGGATCGACCTCATGGTCGCCGGTCTGCCCGCGCCCACCCCGGTGCCGCCCCCGGGCCGCGTCATCGACGTCCAGGGCTGGCTGGAGCTTTTCCACGAACCGGGGCCGCACCTGGTCCTCTGCGGCCTCAACGAAGGCCACGTGCCCGCCCGCGGCGGTGGCGAGCCATGGCTCAGCGAGACGATCCGGAAGAAGCTGGGCCTCACCACCGACCAGGACCGCAGCGCGCGCGACGCCTTCCTTTTCCAAGCCATGATCGAGGCGAGGCGGAAGGACGGCCGGGTGGATCTTTTCTGCGCGAAGACCGGCGCCGGTGGCGAGTCGCTGCTGCCGTCCCGCTTCCTGCTCGCTGCGGAGCAAGATTTGCTGCCCGCCCGGGTGCGCACCCTCTTCCGCGGGATCGAGCCGCCGGAGGCCGGCATGCAGTGGCACGCCGACTGGAAGTGGCAGCCGCGCAAGCTGGACCCACCGGCCCGGCTCCACGTCACCTCCCTGCGCGACTACCTGAAATGTCCGTTCCGCTACTACCTGAAGCACGTCGTCCGCATGCAGCAGCCGGACCCGGAGCGGGCGGAGTGGGGCGCGCGCGACTTCGGCAACATCGCCCATGACATCCTGGAAACCTGGGGCCGCGACACCGAGGCGCGGGACTACAGCAAGACGGAGGCGCTGGAGGCGTACTTCTCCGCCCAGCTCGACCGCATCATCCTCGATCAGTTCGGCCGCCGCAGCCCGCTGGCCATCCGCATCCAGACGGAGTCCCTGCGCAGCAGGCTGGCCTGGCTGGCGCGGAAGCAGGCGTACGAGCGCGCCGCCGGCTGGCAGGTCATGGACGTGGAGCGCCCTGTCATCCTCACCATCAGCGGCATGCCCGTCAGCGCGAAGATCGACCGCATCGACCGCCACGCCGACGGACGCCTGCGCGTGCTGGACTACAAGACCGGAAAGGTCAGCACCGTGCAGAAGGAACACCGCGTGAAGATGACCGCGTCATCCGCCCCGCCGTCCCACCTGGACCCCGACGGCCCCGCCTTCTACGACGGCGAGGAAGGCGGGAAATCCGCCCGCTTTCTCTGGAGCAACCTCCAGCTCCCGCTCTACGCCGCCGCCCTGCTGGAGAGCGACGGCGTCATGCCCATCCCCGGCTACTTCACCATCGGCTCCACCGAGGCCGACGTCGAGCTGCACGAGTGGTCCGACTTCACCATGGACGATCTCTCCGCCGCCGGAGCCTGCGCCGGGTGGATCGCCGGGCAGATCACCCAGTCCGTCTTCTGGCCCCCAGCGGAAAAGGTCCAGTATGATGACTACCAGATCCTCGCCGCCGGAAAGGACCTGCGCGAGATGGTCAGTAAGGAGGGAGGACACTCCTGTCCTCCGGCTGCAACGGCAAACGAAGGATAG
- a CDS encoding serine kinase — translation MESVFVVQHLNILNGDEDEVKMIGVYRSREAAVAAVERLKIQPGFCEHSKIVNALEDEDRRGFHVEEYALDEDHWTEGYVTETYPID, via the coding sequence ATGGAATCCGTATTCGTAGTACAGCATCTGAACATTCTCAATGGGGATGAGGATGAGGTGAAGATGATCGGGGTCTACCGGAGTCGTGAGGCAGCGGTAGCAGCCGTCGAACGCCTCAAAATCCAGCCGGGGTTTTGCGAACATTCCAAAATTGTGAATGCCTTGGAAGATGAAGATCGCCGGGGTTTCCATGTTGAAGAATATGCACTGGACGAAGATCACTGGACGGAGGGATATGTCACTGAGACCTACCCCATCGACTGA
- a CDS encoding 1-acyl-sn-glycerol-3-phosphate acyltransferase, with translation MQSLIVTQPYEFIPPRYSGFWHRVIRWILPRTLRGTYGISAVECVGAEKLRASLAAGHGVMVVANHCRPCDPMVIDTLAAEVRRPFHVIASWHVFMMSRVQRFLLPRVGGFSVYREGMDRESLKCAVNLVAEGRHPLVIFPEGIITRSNDRLVSFMEGTSFMARAAAKQRKDRGKVVIHPVFIRYVFGGNLEASVLPVVEEIERRLSWQPQTALPLMERIAKVGRALLGLKEMEYLGKVQEGTVKERLERLEDLLLSPLENRWTGGRHDGDAMARVKRLRAAILPEMLTGKLTAPEKEERWRHFAELYLVQQLHCYPDDYFDDPSPERILETVERFEEDLTDRARPHFPIRAVIMVGDAIEVPAEKDRSAEGDALTALVRERMEGMLEASKKMRS, from the coding sequence ATGCAGTCCCTCATCGTCACGCAACCCTATGAATTCATCCCGCCGCGCTACAGCGGGTTCTGGCACCGTGTCATCCGCTGGATCCTGCCGCGGACGCTGCGCGGGACATATGGCATCTCCGCGGTGGAGTGCGTGGGGGCGGAAAAGCTGCGGGCGTCCCTGGCTGCGGGGCATGGGGTGATGGTGGTGGCGAACCACTGCCGCCCTTGCGACCCGATGGTGATCGACACGTTGGCGGCGGAGGTGCGGAGGCCGTTCCATGTGATCGCGAGCTGGCATGTGTTCATGATGAGCCGGGTGCAGCGGTTCCTGCTGCCGCGGGTGGGGGGCTTCAGCGTGTATCGGGAGGGGATGGACCGTGAGTCGCTGAAGTGTGCGGTCAATCTGGTGGCGGAGGGACGGCACCCGCTGGTGATTTTCCCGGAGGGGATCATCACTCGGAGCAACGACCGGCTGGTGTCCTTCATGGAGGGGACGTCGTTCATGGCGCGCGCGGCGGCGAAGCAGCGGAAGGACCGCGGCAAGGTGGTGATCCACCCCGTGTTCATCCGCTACGTGTTCGGCGGAAATCTGGAGGCGTCCGTGCTGCCGGTGGTGGAGGAGATCGAGCGGCGGCTTTCCTGGCAGCCGCAGACGGCGCTGCCGCTGATGGAGCGGATCGCGAAGGTGGGGCGCGCTCTGCTGGGGCTGAAGGAAATGGAATACCTGGGGAAGGTGCAGGAGGGCACGGTGAAGGAACGGCTGGAGCGGCTGGAGGACCTGCTGCTGTCCCCGCTGGAGAACCGCTGGACGGGGGGACGGCATGATGGGGATGCGATGGCGCGGGTGAAGCGGCTGCGCGCGGCCATCCTGCCGGAGATGCTGACGGGAAAGCTGACCGCACCGGAAAAGGAGGAACGCTGGCGGCACTTCGCGGAGCTGTATCTGGTGCAGCAGCTCCACTGCTACCCGGACGACTACTTCGATGATCCGTCGCCGGAGCGGATCCTGGAGACGGTGGAGCGGTTCGAGGAAGACCTGACGGACCGGGCGAGGCCGCATTTCCCCATCCGCGCGGTGATCATGGTGGGGGACGCCATCGAGGTGCCCGCGGAAAAGGACCGCTCGGCGGAGGGGGACGCGCTGACGGCGCTGGTGCGGGAGCGCATGGAGGGGATGCTGGAGGCGTCAAAAAAGATGCGATCCTGA
- the bioD gene encoding dethiobiotin synthase, with protein sequence MSFFITGTDTGVGKTYATRLILQSLREEGIDAVGYKPVSCGDRDDAMQLAEASGGLEVDEVNPVHLASALSPLVAGMLENHPVNPAELTAGYHQLANRHAKVVVEGAGGWEVPIAPGYRVSDLALELGLPVVVVAANKLGALNHIILTVEAIKAKGLTCAGIVLNQLEDEMDTAMITNKGMVEELTGVPLLEHLIFNQNFLDAEGFLHL encoded by the coding sequence GTGAGTTTCTTCATCACCGGCACCGATACCGGCGTGGGCAAGACCTACGCCACCCGCCTCATCCTCCAGTCCCTGCGCGAAGAAGGCATCGACGCGGTGGGCTACAAGCCCGTCTCCTGCGGCGACCGTGATGACGCGATGCAGTTGGCGGAGGCATCCGGCGGACTGGAAGTCGATGAAGTGAACCCGGTCCATCTCGCCTCCGCGCTGTCCCCGCTGGTGGCCGGGATGCTGGAGAACCATCCTGTGAATCCCGCCGAACTCACCGCAGGCTACCACCAGCTCGCCAACCGCCATGCGAAGGTGGTTGTTGAAGGCGCGGGCGGCTGGGAGGTTCCCATCGCCCCCGGATACCGTGTTTCGGATCTGGCGTTGGAACTCGGCCTGCCGGTGGTGGTGGTCGCGGCAAACAAGCTGGGCGCACTGAACCACATCATCCTGACGGTGGAGGCCATCAAGGCGAAGGGCCTGACCTGTGCCGGCATCGTGCTCAACCAACTGGAGGACGAGATGGACACCGCGATGATCACCAACAAAGGCATGGTCGAGGAATTGACCGGCGTGCCGCTGCTGGAACACCTGATCTTCAACCAGAACTTCCTGGATGCGGAGGGATTCTTGCATCTTTGA
- a CDS encoding FHA domain-containing protein, whose translation MPRVTITVPEANPQPYRFQLDREVVQIGRGSENDIVVDSGSVSTHHAEMRRILGGYELHDLGSTNGVKQDGVRYPHVPLFHGSTAFLGDVAFDFSLTDEEQAFLASEIPADPGIVHVPVPDAPISTQPMAHAVKPRPIPKRQVIRVEEDGGGGLLAAILLIIFATVAFGIGVGIRHQKETGGSILDHIKAKREGKGAAPAAAQAPAAPTPPPAPVPMPPPVIPMPAPIQQGDGKPLPLPGGPAPAPGE comes from the coding sequence ATGCCCCGTGTCACCATCACCGTCCCCGAAGCCAACCCGCAACCCTATCGGTTCCAACTGGATCGGGAGGTGGTGCAGATCGGCCGCGGGAGTGAGAATGACATCGTGGTGGACAGCGGCTCGGTTTCCACGCACCACGCGGAGATGCGCCGGATCCTGGGCGGCTATGAGCTGCATGACCTGGGTTCCACCAACGGCGTGAAGCAGGATGGCGTGCGCTATCCACATGTCCCCCTCTTTCACGGCAGCACCGCATTCCTGGGTGATGTGGCGTTCGACTTTTCCCTGACGGACGAGGAACAGGCGTTCCTCGCCAGCGAAATCCCCGCGGACCCGGGTATCGTCCATGTGCCCGTCCCGGACGCACCGATCTCCACCCAGCCGATGGCCCACGCCGTCAAGCCCCGCCCGATCCCCAAGCGCCAGGTCATCCGTGTGGAGGAGGACGGTGGTGGCGGACTTCTCGCCGCCATCCTGCTCATCATTTTCGCCACCGTCGCCTTCGGTATCGGCGTTGGCATCCGCCATCAGAAAGAAACCGGCGGCTCCATCCTCGACCACATCAAGGCGAAGCGCGAGGGCAAGGGGGCCGCTCCGGCAGCCGCGCAGGCTCCCGCCGCCCCCACCCCGCCACCGGCCCCCGTGCCGATGCCGCCGCCCGTGATCCCGATGCCCGCGCCCATCCAGCAGGGCGATGGCAAGCCGCTGCCGCTCCCGGGTGGCCCGGCTCCCGCTCCGGGAGAGTGA
- a CDS encoding fatty acid desaturase, whose product MHRIPFDRVNWITSSFLIGTALIALIGVPIYVFHHGIDLFQIAMFFVYLCFTMMSITVGYHRLFSHISFKAKWPVKLFTLVFGACAFENSCLDWSSDHRRHHKHVDHDDDPYDISKGFFWAHIGWLLFKLNPEPPMDNVADLKKDKLVMWQHKYVHWIGLVVGLIIPPILGYAWNSWMGLNPWTGALGGFLIAGVARVVVAQHCTFFINSLCHTVGRQPYSTKHSARDSAIMAFLTFGEGYHNYHHEFQHDYRNGVKPWQWDPSKWTIWTLSKVGLTEGLRRVPDAKILLAEMHEARRRANLRIEELRATPLPEAHAVAQMASDAAHRAAEAAHRAADALHEVVEKISRNYHELEEAAAKRVELSREVMRDWQAETRALIRQLRETPALA is encoded by the coding sequence ATGCATCGCATTCCATTCGACCGAGTCAACTGGATCACCAGCAGTTTCCTCATCGGCACCGCGCTCATCGCGCTCATCGGCGTTCCCATCTACGTCTTCCACCATGGCATCGACCTGTTCCAGATCGCCATGTTCTTCGTCTACCTCTGCTTCACCATGATGAGCATCACGGTGGGTTACCACCGCCTGTTCTCCCACATCTCCTTCAAGGCGAAGTGGCCGGTGAAGCTGTTCACCCTGGTCTTCGGCGCGTGCGCGTTCGAGAACTCCTGCCTCGACTGGTCCTCCGACCACCGCCGCCACCACAAGCACGTGGACCACGATGATGATCCGTATGACATCTCGAAGGGCTTCTTCTGGGCGCACATCGGCTGGCTGCTGTTCAAGCTGAACCCGGAGCCGCCGATGGACAACGTGGCCGACCTGAAAAAGGACAAGCTGGTCATGTGGCAGCACAAGTATGTGCACTGGATCGGCCTCGTCGTCGGCCTGATCATCCCGCCGATCCTCGGCTACGCCTGGAACTCCTGGATGGGCCTCAACCCATGGACGGGTGCGCTGGGCGGTTTCCTCATCGCCGGCGTCGCCCGGGTGGTGGTGGCGCAGCACTGCACGTTCTTCATCAACTCCCTCTGCCACACCGTGGGCCGCCAGCCGTACTCCACGAAGCACAGCGCCCGTGACAGCGCCATCATGGCGTTCCTCACCTTCGGCGAGGGCTACCACAACTATCACCACGAGTTCCAGCACGACTACCGCAACGGCGTGAAGCCATGGCAGTGGGACCCCAGCAAGTGGACCATCTGGACGCTGTCAAAGGTCGGCCTGACCGAGGGACTGCGCCGCGTGCCGGACGCGAAGATCCTGCTGGCGGAAATGCATGAGGCCCGCCGCCGCGCGAACCTCCGCATCGAGGAACTGCGCGCCACCCCGCTGCCGGAAGCCCACGCCGTCGCCCAGATGGCATCGGACGCCGCCCACCGCGCCGCCGAGGCCGCCCACCGTGCCGCCGACGCGCTGCACGAGGTGGTGGAGAAGATTTCCAGGAACTACCACGAACTGGAGGAAGCCGCCGCGAAGCGCGTGGAACTCTCCCGCGAGGTGATGCGTGACTGGCAGGCGGAAACCCGCGCGCTCATCCGCCAACTGCGGGAGACCCCGGCGCTGGCCTGA